The proteins below are encoded in one region of Lactuca sativa cultivar Salinas chromosome 3, Lsat_Salinas_v11, whole genome shotgun sequence:
- the LOC111908746 gene encoding uncharacterized protein LOC111908746 has product MRQQRSVELLKDYKCEIRYHLCKDNVVAKSLSRKEYLGHRVKSLTMTIHSHLSTLNKEAHLEALKPENVSGEALWGMDKNLAVKGDKARYFMDRIWTPRFSGYRDVVMNEAHKTKYFVHPGSEKMYLHLKNLFWWPNVKS; this is encoded by the coding sequence atgagacaacaaagATCGGTTGAGCTGCTAAAAGACTacaaatgcgaaattcgttatcatctgtgCAAGGACAACGTAGTAGCAAAATCCCTAAGCCGGAAAGAATACTTGGGCCACCGTGTAAAAtcattaaccatgaccatccattcacacctatccaCACTGAACAAGGAGGCACATCTAGAAGCCCTGAAACCCGAGAATGTCTCAGGTGAGGCATTGTGgggaatggataaaaacttaGCAGTTAAGGGTGATAAAGctcgttacttcatggatcgaatctggacaccgagatTCAGCGGGTacagagacgttgtcatgaacgaGGCTCACAAGACAAAATACTTCGTTCATCCTGGTTCTGAAAAGATGTATCTGCACCTAAAGAATCTTTTTTGGTGGCCAAACGTGAAGTCATAG